In Burkholderia sp. GAS332, one DNA window encodes the following:
- a CDS encoding adenosine deaminase has product MNTTTATPTPLIEKTARAPKAELHIHIEGSLEPELIFALAERNGVKLAYDSIEALRAAYAFTDLQSFLDIYYAGASVLLHEQDFYDMTTAYVERCLADNVIHSEIFFDPQTHTERGVPIATVVAGIERALADAEKRGMSSKLILCFLRHLSEEDALATFEEARPLFEQYKHRLIGVGLDSSERGHPPSKFERVFAQARALGLKLVAHAGEEGPPSYIYEALDLLKVDRVDHGVRSIEDPALVTRLADTRVALTVCPLSNLKLCVFDDLTKHTLKDLLDRGVAVTVNSDDPAYFSGYVNANYFATIDALKLNDAEVYTIIRNSFEASFITPEKRSELIAKLDAHWHPSGPH; this is encoded by the coding sequence ATGAATACAACGACCGCTACCCCTACGCCACTCATCGAGAAAACCGCTCGCGCGCCGAAGGCCGAACTGCACATCCATATTGAAGGTTCGCTCGAACCCGAGTTGATCTTCGCGCTCGCCGAACGCAACGGCGTGAAGCTTGCCTACGACTCGATCGAAGCGCTGCGCGCCGCGTACGCGTTCACCGATCTGCAATCGTTCCTCGACATTTACTACGCCGGCGCAAGCGTGCTGCTGCACGAGCAGGACTTCTACGACATGACGACGGCGTATGTCGAACGCTGCCTCGCCGATAACGTGATTCACAGCGAAATCTTCTTCGATCCGCAGACGCATACGGAACGCGGCGTGCCGATCGCAACCGTCGTGGCCGGCATCGAACGCGCGCTCGCCGATGCGGAAAAGCGCGGCATGTCGAGCAAACTGATTCTGTGCTTCCTGCGCCATCTGTCGGAAGAAGATGCGCTCGCCACATTTGAAGAAGCGCGGCCGCTGTTCGAGCAATACAAGCATCGTCTGATCGGCGTGGGTCTCGATTCGTCCGAGCGTGGTCATCCGCCGTCGAAGTTCGAACGCGTCTTCGCCCAGGCACGCGCGCTCGGTCTGAAGCTGGTCGCACATGCCGGCGAAGAAGGGCCGCCGTCGTATATCTACGAAGCGCTCGATCTGCTGAAAGTGGACCGCGTCGACCACGGCGTGCGCAGCATCGAAGATCCGGCGCTCGTCACACGCCTCGCCGATACGCGCGTCGCGCTGACCGTGTGCCCGCTGTCGAACCTCAAGCTCTGCGTGTTCGACGATCTGACCAAGCACACGTTGAAGGACCTGCTCGATCGCGGCGTCGCCGTTACGGTGAATTCCGACGATCCGGCTTATTTCAGCGGTTACGTGAACGCCAACTATTTCGCCACCATCGACGCGTTGAAGCTCAACGATGCCGAGGTCTACACGATCATCCGCAACAGCTTCGAAGCGTCGTTCATCACGCCCGAGAAACGCAGCGAACTGATCGCGAAGCTCGACGCGCACTGGCACCCAAGCGGCCCGCATTGA
- a CDS encoding molybdenum cofactor sulfurylase: protein MQAWLPDLQQLLAHGDAVVLVTVARVEGSAPREAGTKMIVTRDSAKHTIGGGHLEWKAIETARQVLRDGMRSPHMRRLERFALGPSLGQCCGGAVIVAFERLDIGDLGWITSLAKRVAAGLSTVRSVSFGPAPDAVMLSDPEPGVDATDCLLWDGAGFDDSGALLTETIAPGDFQVVLFGAGHVGAALVRVLATLPCVVRWVDERDAQFPPPETLHAPNVKIDPNDAPDEAIDQAAPHTYFIVMTHNHALDLELAERILRRGDFAFFGMIGSHSKRKQFEHRLAARGIDPSQIARMKCPLGVDGIVDKSPEIIAISAAAQVLQAVEANAGAHAAQTV, encoded by the coding sequence ATGCAAGCCTGGCTACCTGACCTGCAACAACTGCTCGCGCACGGCGACGCCGTCGTGCTGGTGACGGTCGCGCGCGTCGAAGGTTCGGCGCCCCGCGAAGCCGGCACCAAGATGATCGTCACGCGTGATTCGGCCAAGCACACGATTGGCGGCGGACACCTCGAATGGAAAGCCATCGAGACCGCACGCCAGGTGCTGCGCGACGGCATGCGCTCACCGCATATGCGCCGCCTCGAACGCTTCGCGCTTGGCCCAAGCCTCGGCCAATGCTGTGGCGGCGCCGTGATTGTCGCCTTTGAGCGCCTCGACATCGGCGACCTCGGCTGGATTACGTCACTCGCGAAACGCGTGGCCGCGGGCCTTTCGACGGTGCGTAGCGTATCATTCGGCCCCGCACCGGATGCGGTGATGCTGTCCGACCCCGAACCGGGTGTCGATGCCACCGACTGCCTGCTGTGGGACGGCGCCGGCTTCGACGACAGCGGCGCGCTGCTCACCGAAACCATCGCGCCAGGCGACTTCCAGGTCGTGCTGTTCGGCGCCGGCCACGTGGGCGCCGCGCTGGTTCGCGTGCTCGCCACGCTGCCCTGCGTCGTGCGCTGGGTCGACGAACGCGACGCGCAGTTTCCGCCCCCGGAAACGCTGCATGCGCCGAACGTGAAAATCGATCCGAACGACGCGCCCGACGAAGCCATCGACCAAGCCGCGCCACACACGTACTTCATCGTGATGACGCACAACCATGCGCTCGATCTCGAGTTGGCGGAGCGCATTCTGCGGCGTGGCGATTTCGCGTTCTTCGGCATGATCGGCTCGCACAGCAAGCGCAAGCAGTTCGAACATCGGCTGGCCGCGCGCGGCATCGATCCGTCGCAGATTGCGCGGATGAAGTGCCCGCTAGGGGTCGACGGTATCGTCGACAAGTCGCCGGAGATCATCGCGATCTCGGCGGCCGCCCAGGTGTTGCAGGCTGTGGAGGCGAATGCGGGCGCGCATGCAGCGCAGACGGTCTGA
- a CDS encoding xanthine dehydrogenase, molybdenum binding subunit apoprotein, producing MNRTDAFVEHAAQRAVAQDNETAIGVSLPHESATLHVSGEATYTDDVPELQGTLHAALGLSRHAHARIVSLDLDAVRKAPGVIAVLTAEDIPGENNCGPVLHDDPILAVDEVLYLGQPVFAVIAETHELARRAAALAKSDDVVRYEPLEVVLTPAEAKANKQYVLPPLHLKRGDPDAKIAAAPHKIHGTFEVGGQEQFYLEGQIAYAVPKEMDGMLVYSSTQHPSEMQQVVAHMLGWPAHNVVCECRRMGGGFGGKESQSAVFACVASLAAKLLRRPVKLRADRDDDFMITGKRHDAVYEYEAGFDDSGRILGARVEIALRAGYSADLSGAVATRAVCHFDNAYYLSDVDIVALCCKTNTQSNTAFRGFGGPQGALVMEVMVDSIARQLKCDPLDVRLANYYGIGERDTTPYGQRVEDNIIAPLTDQLLETSDYRARRKAIATFNATSPVLKRGLAFSPVKFGISFNVPFLNQAGALVHVYKDGSVLVNHGGTEMGQGLNTKVAQVVANQLGLPLSRVRVTATDTSKIANTSATAASTGSDLNGKAAEAAARTIRDRLAQLAAKQLGGTADAVEFANSEVSANGGAMPFEQLVAAAYLARVQLWSDGFYTTPKVHWDAKTLTGHPFYYFAYGAAVSEVVIDTLTGEWKLVRADVLHDAGQSINPAIDIGQVEGGFIQGMGWLTTEELWWNRDGRLMTHAPSTYKIPAVSDTPAAFHVQLYQNQNAEPTVFHSKAVGEPPLLLPFSVFLAIRDAIAAAVPDADNAPALRAPATPEAILDALDALQLPGTTTEPATGQPAEQPTEAAVTATAATTPI from the coding sequence ATGAACCGGACTGATGCTTTCGTCGAACATGCTGCACAGCGCGCCGTGGCTCAGGACAATGAGACGGCGATCGGCGTGTCGTTGCCGCACGAATCCGCCACGCTGCATGTGAGCGGCGAAGCCACCTACACCGACGACGTCCCTGAATTGCAAGGCACGCTGCACGCGGCGCTTGGGTTGTCGCGGCACGCACACGCACGGATCGTATCGCTCGATCTCGACGCCGTAAGAAAAGCACCCGGTGTGATCGCGGTGCTAACCGCTGAAGACATCCCCGGCGAGAACAACTGCGGCCCGGTGCTGCACGACGATCCGATTCTCGCCGTCGACGAAGTGCTGTATCTCGGTCAACCGGTGTTCGCGGTGATCGCCGAAACTCATGAGCTCGCGCGCCGCGCCGCAGCGCTGGCTAAAAGCGATGACGTCGTGCGCTATGAACCGCTCGAAGTCGTCCTCACGCCCGCCGAAGCGAAAGCCAATAAACAGTACGTCCTGCCGCCGCTGCATCTGAAGCGCGGTGACCCCGACGCAAAAATCGCCGCCGCGCCGCATAAAATCCACGGCACGTTCGAAGTCGGCGGCCAGGAACAGTTTTATCTCGAAGGCCAGATCGCCTACGCCGTGCCGAAGGAAATGGACGGCATGCTCGTCTACAGTTCGACGCAGCATCCGAGCGAAATGCAGCAGGTCGTCGCGCATATGCTCGGCTGGCCGGCGCACAACGTCGTGTGCGAATGCCGGCGGATGGGTGGCGGCTTCGGCGGTAAGGAATCGCAATCGGCGGTGTTCGCGTGCGTGGCGTCGTTGGCGGCGAAACTGCTGCGCCGTCCGGTCAAACTGCGCGCCGATCGTGACGACGATTTCATGATCACCGGCAAGCGCCACGACGCGGTCTACGAGTACGAAGCAGGCTTCGACGATAGCGGCCGCATTCTCGGCGCGCGCGTCGAAATCGCTTTGAGAGCCGGCTATTCCGCGGACCTGTCCGGTGCGGTCGCCACACGTGCGGTCTGCCACTTCGACAATGCGTACTACCTGTCCGACGTCGACATCGTCGCGCTGTGCTGCAAGACCAACACGCAGTCGAACACCGCGTTTCGCGGCTTCGGCGGCCCGCAAGGCGCGCTGGTCATGGAAGTGATGGTCGACAGCATCGCGCGTCAATTGAAGTGCGATCCGCTCGATGTGCGGCTCGCCAACTACTACGGCATCGGCGAACGCGACACGACACCCTACGGACAACGCGTCGAAGACAACATCATCGCGCCGCTGACTGATCAGTTGCTTGAAACCAGCGACTACCGCGCACGCCGCAAAGCGATCGCCACGTTCAATGCAACCAGTCCGGTACTCAAACGCGGCCTCGCGTTCTCGCCGGTGAAATTCGGCATCTCGTTCAACGTGCCGTTCCTGAATCAGGCCGGCGCACTGGTGCACGTGTACAAAGACGGCTCGGTACTCGTCAATCACGGCGGCACCGAAATGGGCCAGGGGCTCAATACGAAAGTCGCACAAGTCGTCGCGAACCAGCTCGGCTTGCCGCTTTCGCGCGTGCGCGTGACCGCGACCGATACGTCTAAGATCGCCAACACGTCGGCAACCGCCGCTTCAACCGGCAGTGACCTGAACGGCAAAGCCGCCGAAGCCGCTGCCCGGACCATTCGCGACCGGCTCGCCCAACTCGCGGCGAAGCAACTCGGCGGCACCGCAGACGCGGTGGAATTCGCCAACAGTGAAGTATCGGCGAACGGCGGTGCGATGCCGTTCGAGCAACTGGTCGCCGCAGCGTATCTTGCTCGCGTGCAGTTGTGGTCGGACGGGTTCTATACGACGCCGAAAGTGCACTGGGATGCGAAAACGCTGACCGGTCACCCGTTTTATTACTTTGCGTACGGCGCGGCGGTGTCGGAAGTGGTGATCGACACGCTGACCGGCGAATGGAAACTGGTGCGCGCGGATGTCCTGCACGACGCTGGTCAATCGATCAATCCGGCGATCGATATCGGCCAGGTGGAAGGTGGCTTCATCCAGGGCATGGGCTGGCTCACCACGGAAGAATTGTGGTGGAACCGCGATGGCCGCCTGATGACTCACGCGCCGTCGACGTACAAGATTCCCGCCGTCAGCGATACCCCCGCGGCGTTCCACGTGCAGCTTTATCAGAATCAGAACGCCGAGCCGACCGTGTTCCATTCGAAGGCCGTCGGCGAGCCGCCGCTGCTGCTGCCGTTCTCGGTGTTCCTCGCGATTCGTGACGCGATCGCGGCAGCGGTGCCGGACGCGGACAATGCGCCAGCGTTGCGCGCGCCGGCCACGCCCGAAGCGATTCTCGATGCGCTGGACGCGTTGCAATTGCCTGGGACGACGACGGAACCCGCGACAGGACAACCGGCCGAACAACCAACGGAAGCGGCCGTCACAGCCACAGCCGCCACCACACCGATTTAG
- a CDS encoding xanthine dehydrogenase small subunit, whose protein sequence is MAIYVREAGFGATPCVTRARSALSFGFAMTSQTIRFYHQGSVHEVTGVPASRTVLQHLREDLHCTGTKEGCAEGDCGACTVVIGELDAQGGVALKAVNACIQFLPTLDGKALFTVEDLRGADGALHPVQQAMVDCHGSQCGFCTPGFVMSMWALYENQPAAAGLPTRDEINAALSGNLCRCTGYRPIVDASQKMFDYPQYPRVTLDRKAVADTLREIQRRDTFEYSAPDTRGAGFGSPTFHAPVTLDAFAKLRAEHPQARLLAGSTDVGLWVTKQFRDLGDILYIGNVAELKTIERDAQMLTIGAAVTLEDAYAALAVDYPELAELWTRFASLPIRNAGTLGGNVANGSPIGDSMPALLALGAEVVLRHDSKTRTLKLDSFYLGYQKTALVPGEFVAGLRVPRPARDLRFRTYKVSKRYDQDISAVCAAFALHIGENGAIREARIAFGGMAATPKRAAQTEAALNGATWNESTARQAMNALVADYQPLTDMRASSAYRLKVARNLLWRFHLETRDDAPLALFDVNAFAYENGVPDAAVAKESS, encoded by the coding sequence ATGGCGATCTACGTGCGCGAGGCCGGCTTTGGCGCGACCCCATGCGTAACGCGCGCCCGGTCCGCACTGTCTTTCGGATTCGCCATGACATCGCAAACCATCCGCTTTTATCACCAGGGGTCCGTCCATGAGGTTACGGGCGTCCCGGCTTCGCGCACCGTGCTTCAGCACCTGCGCGAGGATTTGCATTGCACGGGCACCAAGGAAGGCTGCGCGGAAGGCGACTGCGGCGCCTGCACCGTCGTCATCGGCGAACTGGATGCGCAAGGCGGCGTCGCGCTGAAGGCGGTCAACGCCTGTATTCAGTTCCTGCCAACGCTGGACGGCAAAGCCCTCTTCACCGTCGAAGACCTGCGCGGCGCCGACGGCGCCCTGCACCCCGTCCAACAGGCCATGGTCGATTGCCACGGCTCGCAGTGCGGTTTCTGCACCCCCGGCTTCGTGATGTCGATGTGGGCGTTGTACGAAAATCAGCCGGCCGCCGCCGGCCTGCCCACCCGCGATGAAATCAACGCCGCGCTGTCCGGCAATCTGTGCCGCTGCACCGGCTACCGGCCGATCGTCGACGCCTCGCAGAAGATGTTCGACTACCCGCAATACCCGCGCGTGACGCTGGACCGCAAGGCGGTCGCCGACACGCTGCGTGAAATTCAACGCCGCGACACCTTCGAATACAGCGCGCCCGATACGCGCGGCGCCGGGTTCGGCTCGCCCACCTTCCATGCACCGGTCACGCTCGACGCGTTCGCTAAACTGCGCGCCGAGCATCCGCAGGCACGCCTCCTCGCCGGCAGCACCGACGTCGGCCTGTGGGTCACCAAGCAATTCCGCGATCTCGGCGACATCCTGTACATCGGCAACGTCGCCGAATTGAAGACGATCGAACGCGACGCGCAGATGCTCACGATCGGCGCCGCCGTCACGCTCGAAGACGCGTATGCGGCACTCGCCGTCGATTATCCCGAACTGGCCGAGTTGTGGACGCGTTTCGCGTCGCTGCCGATCCGCAATGCCGGCACGCTCGGCGGCAACGTCGCGAACGGCTCGCCGATCGGCGATTCGATGCCGGCGCTGCTCGCACTCGGCGCCGAAGTCGTGCTGCGCCACGATTCGAAAACCCGCACGCTAAAGCTCGATTCGTTCTACCTCGGCTACCAGAAGACCGCACTCGTGCCCGGCGAATTTGTGGCGGGGCTGCGTGTGCCGCGTCCGGCGCGCGATCTGCGCTTCCGCACGTACAAAGTGTCGAAGCGCTACGATCAGGACATCTCCGCGGTATGCGCCGCGTTCGCGCTGCATATCGGCGAAAACGGCGCGATCAGGGAAGCCCGTATTGCATTCGGCGGCATGGCCGCGACACCTAAACGCGCCGCGCAAACCGAGGCCGCGCTGAACGGCGCAACATGGAACGAAAGCACCGCGCGGCAAGCGATGAACGCACTCGTCGCCGATTACCAGCCGCTCACCGACATGCGCGCCTCGAGCGCCTATCGACTGAAAGTGGCGCGCAACCTGCTGTGGCGCTTCCACCTCGAAACGCGCGATGACGCGCCGCTCGCCCTCTTCGACGTGAATGCGTTCGCGTACGAAAACGGCGTGCCGGACGCGGCCGTTGCGAAGGAGTCGTCGTGA
- a CDS encoding disulfide bond formation protein DsbB, with amino-acid sequence MNNDNAMLRRERSLLVLLGLICVGLVAGALYLQYGLHEDPCPLCIIQRYFFLLIAIFAFLGARFNSWRGVRLLEVLAALSALGGIVTAARHVYVQANPGFSCGFDALQPVVDSLPPAQWLPGVFKVAGLCETAYPPILGLSLPMWSLVAFVVAFVPLALSLSRNRRRIA; translated from the coding sequence ATGAATAACGACAATGCGATGCTGCGCCGCGAGCGCTCCCTGCTGGTTCTGCTTGGCCTGATCTGCGTCGGCCTCGTTGCCGGCGCGCTGTATCTGCAATATGGCTTGCATGAAGACCCCTGCCCGCTGTGCATCATCCAGCGCTATTTCTTCCTGCTGATCGCGATTTTTGCGTTCCTCGGCGCGCGCTTCAATAGCTGGCGCGGCGTGCGGCTGCTGGAAGTGCTGGCGGCCCTGTCGGCGTTGGGCGGCATCGTCACCGCCGCCCGGCACGTGTATGTTCAGGCGAATCCGGGTTTCAGCTGCGGTTTCGACGCGCTGCAGCCGGTGGTCGACAGCTTGCCGCCGGCGCAATGGCTGCCGGGCGTCTTCAAGGTCGCCGGCCTCTGCGAAACGGCCTATCCGCCCATTCTGGGCCTGTCGCTGCCGATGTGGTCGCTGGTCGCTTTCGTGGTGGCTTTCGTGCCGCTGGCGCTGAGCCTGTCCCGGAACCGCCGCCGGATCGCCTGA
- a CDS encoding aspartyl-tRNA(Asn)/glutamyl-tRNA(Gln) amidotransferase subunit A, translating into MATEFTPFPPLTQLAADLAAGRTTSRTLVETALERIADPAGQGAVAFMHVDADSARAAADAHDRLRAAGTVLSPLAGIPVSVKDLFDIEGQPTRAGSVVLADAPAAKADAVAVARLKRAGAVIVGRTNMSEFAFSGLGLNPHYGNPLSPYQRGVKGDERISGGSSSGAAASVADGMAAIALGTDTGGSIRIPAALCGLTGFKPTADRIPKQGGVPLSSTLDSFGPIGVSVACCALVDRMLAGLEPRIPAARPLEGVRLGVLTNFVTDGVEPAVAAAIDTALKHLEAAGAIVTEVRFAPLDRLPEINRFGFSPIEAYAWHRPLLEKHRDQYDPRVLVRILKGQPASAVDYLDLLAERQAMLDEAARTLWQRFDAVVSPTVPVLPPRVADLIHDDDAFGRTNALILRNPSVFNFLDACALSLPCHLRGDAPVGLMLAAAPHADDALLAIGRGAEAVLKAIR; encoded by the coding sequence ATGGCCACTGAATTCACGCCCTTCCCGCCGCTAACCCAGCTTGCCGCCGACCTCGCCGCCGGCCGCACCACTAGCCGCACGCTCGTTGAAACCGCGCTCGAACGGATCGCCGATCCGGCCGGTCAAGGCGCGGTCGCCTTCATGCACGTCGACGCCGACAGCGCGCGCGCCGCAGCTGACGCACACGACCGGCTACGCGCCGCGGGCACGGTCCTCTCGCCGCTCGCCGGGATTCCGGTGTCGGTCAAAGACCTGTTCGATATCGAAGGCCAGCCGACTCGCGCCGGCTCCGTGGTGCTGGCCGACGCGCCCGCCGCCAAGGCGGACGCAGTCGCCGTCGCGCGCCTGAAACGGGCGGGCGCGGTGATCGTCGGGCGCACCAATATGAGCGAGTTCGCGTTTTCCGGACTCGGCTTGAACCCGCACTATGGGAATCCCCTGTCGCCGTATCAGCGCGGCGTGAAGGGCGACGAGCGGATTTCGGGCGGTTCGTCGTCGGGCGCGGCGGCGTCCGTCGCGGATGGCATGGCGGCCATCGCGCTCGGCACCGACACCGGTGGCTCGATCCGCATCCCGGCGGCACTGTGCGGCCTGACCGGTTTCAAGCCGACGGCTGACCGCATCCCGAAACAGGGCGGCGTACCCCTCTCTTCGACGCTCGACTCGTTCGGTCCGATCGGCGTCTCGGTCGCGTGCTGCGCGCTGGTCGACCGGATGCTGGCCGGGCTGGAGCCGCGCATCCCGGCAGCGCGGCCGCTCGAAGGCGTGCGCCTCGGTGTATTGACCAACTTCGTGACGGACGGTGTCGAACCGGCCGTCGCCGCCGCGATCGACACAGCGCTCAAGCATCTGGAAGCGGCCGGCGCGATCGTCACGGAAGTGCGCTTCGCGCCGCTCGACCGCCTGCCCGAGATCAACCGCTTCGGCTTTTCGCCGATTGAAGCGTATGCATGGCACCGTCCGCTGCTGGAAAAGCACCGCGATCAATACGATCCGCGCGTACTGGTGCGCATCCTGAAAGGCCAGCCGGCCAGCGCCGTCGACTATCTGGACCTGCTCGCCGAACGCCAGGCCATGCTCGACGAAGCCGCGCGCACGCTGTGGCAGCGTTTCGACGCGGTCGTTTCGCCGACGGTGCCGGTCTTGCCGCCGCGCGTGGCCGATCTGATCCACGACGACGACGCATTTGGCCGCACCAACGCACTGATCCTGCGCAACCCGAGCGTATTCAACTTCCTCGACGCCTGCGCGCTCTCGCTGCCCTGCCATTTGCGCGGCGACGCGCCGGTCGGCCTGATGCTGGCGGCCGCGCCGCACGCCGACGACGCCTTGCTGGCGATCGGCCGCGGCGCGGAAGCCGTGCTCAAAGCGATTCGCTAA
- a CDS encoding transcriptional regulator, GntR family, which translates to MTLLQTARRSSAPRETATASLAEQAYAFVKREIITMRLRPSEVLNEAELMALTGIGRTPVHQALHRLVHEGMLTIMPRKGIMVRPVSLDDVLAIIDVRLVNESYCVELAARHAQQHDFDAMQALLDRSAICVAAHDIEGMMDIDREFHLAISAASRNPVLADILRGLHERSLRFWFISLSEPHHLEDVHEEHLELFRLLRERDGEGARQSVQKHIEAFRATLFNRM; encoded by the coding sequence ATGACGCTTTTGCAGACTGCCCGCCGTTCCAGTGCCCCCCGCGAGACCGCCACGGCGAGCCTCGCCGAACAGGCCTATGCCTTCGTCAAGCGCGAGATCATCACGATGCGCCTGCGGCCGAGCGAAGTGCTCAACGAGGCGGAATTGATGGCGCTGACCGGCATCGGCAGAACGCCGGTTCATCAGGCGCTGCACCGGCTGGTGCACGAAGGCATGCTCACCATCATGCCGAGAAAGGGCATCATGGTGCGCCCGGTTTCCCTCGACGATGTGCTGGCGATCATCGACGTGCGGCTCGTCAACGAAAGCTACTGCGTCGAACTGGCCGCGCGTCACGCGCAGCAACACGATTTCGACGCGATGCAGGCCTTGCTCGACCGTTCGGCGATTTGCGTCGCCGCGCATGATATCGAGGGCATGATGGATATCGACCGCGAGTTTCATCTGGCGATTTCGGCGGCGTCGCGCAATCCGGTGCTGGCCGATATCCTGCGTGGACTGCATGAACGCTCGCTGCGCTTCTGGTTCATTTCGCTGTCCGAGCCTCATCATCTCGAAGACGTCCATGAAGAACATCTGGAACTGTTTCGTCTGCTGCGCGAACGCGATGGCGAAGGCGCCCGGCAATCGGTGCAAAAGCATATCGAAGCGTTCCGCGCGACCTTGTTCAACCGCATGTGA
- a CDS encoding D-galactonate transporter, producing MSSPPLSANADASSDAWLEAAALRKITWRIMPFLFLVYVLSYLDRVNIGYAKLQFTGDLGLSNAAYGLGAGIFFFGYFVFEVPSNLLLKKFGARATIARITMLWGLLSCLMMFVHSETMFYVLRFCLGVAEAGLVPGVVLYLTFWFPSDRRARMVAVFMAAIPVAGIIGAPLSGFLMSALHEAHGLRGWQWMFLIEGIPSILAGFWALAVLRNTPAEAAWLTGDEKRVILSRLSRENTAAAAAGAEHSLAVALRSSRFWLLTLIYFCLVTGNAGFSFWLPQIVKDLGVTNLVTNGFVTAIPYLAAGIGMILIGRSSDITGERRWHYAVCCFIGAAGLLGSASVTNSIPLAVTGLSIAYIGILAGFGIFWSMSTTFLQGTAAVAGIAVINSIANLAGYVSPYVLGIVKDATHSVTFGLVLIAGALIVGGLVTLMMPRVKVQHAAAATPRSA from the coding sequence ATGAGCTCCCCTCCGCTATCCGCCAACGCCGACGCCTCTTCTGATGCGTGGCTCGAGGCCGCCGCGCTGCGCAAGATCACCTGGCGCATCATGCCGTTCCTGTTTCTCGTCTACGTGTTGTCGTACCTGGACCGCGTCAACATCGGTTACGCGAAGCTGCAGTTCACCGGCGACCTCGGCCTGTCGAACGCGGCGTACGGACTCGGCGCGGGGATCTTTTTCTTCGGCTATTTCGTGTTCGAAGTGCCGAGTAATCTGCTGCTGAAGAAGTTCGGCGCGCGCGCCACCATCGCCCGCATCACGATGCTGTGGGGGCTGCTGTCGTGTCTGATGATGTTTGTGCACTCGGAAACGATGTTCTACGTGCTGCGCTTTTGCCTCGGCGTCGCGGAGGCCGGTCTGGTGCCGGGCGTAGTGCTGTATCTGACCTTCTGGTTTCCGTCCGACCGGCGCGCGCGGATGGTCGCCGTCTTCATGGCGGCAATTCCGGTCGCGGGCATCATCGGCGCGCCGTTGTCGGGCTTTTTGATGTCGGCGCTGCATGAAGCGCACGGCTTGCGCGGCTGGCAGTGGATGTTCCTGATTGAAGGCATTCCGTCGATCCTCGCCGGCTTCTGGGCGCTCGCCGTGTTGCGCAACACGCCCGCCGAAGCCGCCTGGCTCACCGGCGACGAAAAACGCGTGATCCTCAGCCGCCTTTCGCGGGAAAACACGGCCGCGGCTGCAGCCGGCGCGGAGCATAGTCTGGCGGTTGCCTTGCGTTCAAGCCGCTTCTGGCTGCTGACGCTGATCTACTTCTGCCTTGTCACCGGCAATGCGGGCTTCTCGTTCTGGCTGCCGCAGATCGTCAAGGACCTCGGCGTCACGAACCTCGTCACCAACGGCTTCGTCACGGCGATTCCCTACCTGGCGGCGGGCATCGGCATGATCCTGATCGGCCGCTCGTCGGATATCACCGGCGAACGGCGCTGGCACTACGCCGTGTGCTGCTTCATCGGCGCGGCGGGTCTGCTAGGCAGTGCCTCGGTGACGAACTCGATTCCGCTCGCCGTCACCGGTTTGTCGATCGCGTATATCGGCATTCTGGCGGGCTTCGGCATCTTCTGGTCGATGTCCACGACCTTCCTGCAAGGCACCGCAGCCGTTGCCGGGATCGCCGTGATCAACTCGATTGCGAATCTGGCCGGCTATGTGAGCCCGTATGTGCTCGGCATCGTCAAGGATGCGACGCATAGCGTGACCTTCGGGCTGGTGCTGATCGCAGGGGCATTGATCGTCGGTGGGCTGGTCACGTTGATGATGCCGCGCGTCAAGGTGCAGCACGCCGCGGCGGCGACGCCGAGAAGCGCCTGA